A single window of uncultured Methanospirillum sp. DNA harbors:
- a CDS encoding C39 family peptidase: MYLRYLILGLCVCLITPVLYADRDPYAPDPGTIILTSVPDIRQSTDYSSGASALQAVLAYWGVENREGSLMKELNSNPESGTTPGNLLDVASSRGLNAFISENMSVDDLKSYTQNGIPVMVTAQAWNGDYDSDGTWVTKVPDNWEDTWEDGHYMVVIGVDTSNVYLEDPSLLGTRGVIPIKEFISRWHDYEGGSGPSGLKNVHSHMGIIIKGNEPARYPVYTRVT, encoded by the coding sequence ATGTATCTCAGATACCTGATCCTCGGGTTGTGTGTCTGTCTTATAACCCCTGTCCTGTATGCTGATCGCGATCCTTATGCCCCTGATCCGGGAACTATTATCCTTACCTCGGTTCCGGATATCAGGCAGAGTACAGATTACAGCAGTGGGGCCTCTGCCCTTCAGGCAGTTCTTGCGTACTGGGGAGTAGAAAACAGGGAGGGGTCCCTCATGAAAGAACTGAACTCAAACCCGGAGAGTGGTACTACACCCGGGAATCTTCTTGATGTTGCCTCCTCACGTGGTCTGAACGCCTTCATCTCTGAAAATATGTCAGTAGATGACCTGAAGTCGTACACTCAGAATGGAATCCCCGTTATGGTAACTGCACAGGCATGGAATGGCGATTATGATTCAGACGGAACATGGGTGACAAAGGTCCCGGATAACTGGGAGGATACATGGGAAGACGGGCATTATATGGTGGTCATCGGAGTGGACACCAGCAATGTGTACCTTGAAGATCCCTCACTCCTCGGAACCCGTGGGGTGATCCCGATCAAGGAGTTCATCTCACGATGGCACGACTATGAAGGTGGATCAGGACCGTCTGGCCTAAAAAATGTTCATTCTCACATGGGGATCATCATCAAAGGGAATGAGCCTGCACGATATCCGGTCTATACCCGGGTGACCTGA
- a CDS encoding SWIM zinc finger family protein, which produces MMGFYYYEKTSPRPVKDGIKAKSRKGSIGQKWWSQKFLDALHEMGMDNRLARGRTYARKGQVINLTIKEGSVQAKVQGSSPKPYSVSIGMQNWDSWQWDRVFEEISSQAIYSAQLLAGEMPSDINDLILKAGLTLFPGTDKDLKTSCSCPDYANPCKHIAAVYYILAERFDEDPFLLFAMRGRTKDQILEELNARRGADDNVSSNTSPDIVVRKDPEELTVAGFYSFRSPIEGFKVYPGAEPPVKGLTSKRLSGSPFEAGKKNLADLLLPFYITAPASIRRIVHGDEPVSKEND; this is translated from the coding sequence ATGATGGGCTTTTATTATTACGAGAAGACCAGTCCCCGTCCGGTAAAGGACGGGATAAAGGCAAAGAGCCGGAAGGGCTCGATCGGTCAGAAGTGGTGGTCACAGAAGTTTCTCGATGCCCTGCATGAGATGGGGATGGATAACCGGCTTGCCAGAGGGAGAACCTATGCCAGAAAGGGACAGGTGATCAACCTCACAATTAAAGAGGGGTCTGTCCAGGCAAAAGTCCAGGGTTCGTCTCCAAAGCCGTATTCTGTGAGCATCGGTATGCAAAACTGGGATTCCTGGCAATGGGATCGGGTGTTTGAAGAGATCTCGTCCCAAGCCATCTATTCAGCCCAGCTCCTTGCTGGTGAGATGCCCTCTGACATCAACGATCTTATCCTAAAGGCAGGTCTGACTCTCTTCCCTGGAACAGATAAGGATCTCAAGACATCCTGTTCCTGTCCTGACTATGCAAATCCATGCAAGCACATCGCTGCAGTGTATTATATTCTGGCAGAGCGGTTTGATGAAGATCCTTTCCTTCTCTTTGCCATGAGGGGGAGAACAAAGGATCAGATCCTGGAGGAACTCAATGCACGAAGGGGGGCCGATGATAATGTTTCCTCAAATACATCTCCTGATATTGTTGTCCGGAAAGATCCAGAAGAACTGACTGTGGCAGGCTTTTACTCGTTCAGGTCCCCGATTGAAGGATTTAAGGTATACCCTGGTGCTGAACCTCCGGTGAAAGGGCTGACCTCAAAGCGACTGTCCGGCTCTCCGTTCGAGGCAGGAAAGAAAAACCTTGCAGATCTTCTGCTCCCGTTTTATATTACTGCTCCTGCTTCTATCCGGCGGATTGTCCATGGGGATGAACCAGTGTCAAAGGAGAATGACTGA
- a CDS encoding MarR family transcriptional regulator, protein MDLGELFLQFIEQYHEVLRVADEEEMKATGLPDITIHQFFYLREIRRQEQTTLTQLAQALQVTKPSVNAAVTRLIKDGFVSRTQSTEDQRKYHLSLTKQGHQIFIHKERAYKRFIQQVERQASHEQREILAEAFMIMISSFSKSDQIDK, encoded by the coding sequence ATGGATCTCGGAGAGTTGTTTCTCCAGTTTATCGAACAATACCATGAGGTACTCCGCGTAGCGGATGAAGAAGAGATGAAGGCAACAGGCCTTCCAGATATCACCATTCACCAGTTCTTTTATCTCAGGGAGATACGGCGCCAGGAGCAGACAACACTTACTCAGCTTGCGCAGGCCCTCCAGGTGACAAAACCGTCGGTAAATGCGGCGGTTACCAGGTTGATCAAAGACGGGTTCGTCTCCCGCACTCAGTCAACCGAGGATCAGCGGAAGTACCACCTCTCTCTCACAAAGCAGGGTCATCAGATCTTCATTCACAAAGAGCGTGCATATAAGCGGTTCATACAACAGGTAGAACGCCAGGCGTCTCATGAGCAGAGAGAGATTCTGGCCGAGGCATTCATGATCATGATATCCAGTTTTTCCAAAAGCGATCAGATCGATAAGTGA
- a CDS encoding DEAD/DEAH box helicase, translating into MSVGIPDLLRLFPALSLSSPEIRISDSLIFFRYAFEFAMELVSRERFIPALDEEQGGIGNWAALIKGEDHSRLEQLAVCMPLVCGSFAESRTDSLTLLTRFIHAVVNSLVVESSVLIVSPLRGRAANLENPAIAWYRALKGDEDARSSLSLKNADFLESARLWLNPKTNDTKPFSTCIRLTEPSDEIPLFSIEFHLQARDDPSLLVSAAEVWKKKTGSFTSLNHRFERPQENLLADLFAVGKVFSPVNTALKSRAPVGTTLTPKEASSFLTEYASLIQQMGISVLLPSWWKDTTKKPRLRLLVNARKRQGKQSSGKGFFSFSALLSYKWEIAIGDQVISADEFETLVKLKKSHIHIGGRWAAFNSDELQRAVRAFQKQYPDGVIPVMDALKLGLTGENETGDPVEISCADKSSRDYLGLLLGSEPSIPSKTIVPAGFRGILRPYQVTGLSWLSSVTGRGLGTCLADDMGLGKTVQVIAYFLALKEQQKAPCMLLVAPMSLLEKWQRELSRFSPGLSVHIHHGAGRLLEEAFVQAVQTHDIILTTYQMVQRDEALFSSQSWDVMVLDEAQNIKNNEAKQTRAVKNIPAPIRIALTGTPVENRLMELWSIMDFINPGYLGQPGAFARRYATPIEKYHDQDATEKLQALVKPFVLRRVKTDKPIISDLPEKNIQKRYCTLTPEQATLYQATVDGMLKDVEHAEGIARRGIILTALLRLKQICNHQNAYLDDGKLTPGRSWKISMLFTLLEEVIASGDAAILFTQFSTFGERLLGLMRSHFQEEVLFLHGGTPRKQRDELVRRFSSPQGPRLFILSLKAGGVGLNLTRANHVFHIDRWWNPAVEDQATDRAYRIGQQRNVAVHLLISAGTLEERIDLMIEDKRRLAERVIGTGEDWITSLSTDQLRDLLRLSGECIGGE; encoded by the coding sequence GTGTCAGTCGGGATACCCGACCTGCTCCGGCTGTTTCCTGCTCTATCACTTTCTTCTCCTGAAATCCGTATCTCTGACAGTCTGATCTTTTTCAGGTATGCGTTTGAGTTTGCCATGGAACTCGTTTCACGTGAGCGGTTTATTCCGGCATTGGATGAGGAACAAGGTGGAATCGGGAACTGGGCCGCACTCATTAAAGGTGAAGATCATTCACGATTAGAACAACTTGCAGTGTGCATGCCACTTGTATGTGGCTCTTTTGCAGAATCTCGCACTGACTCCCTGACTCTTCTTACCAGGTTCATCCATGCGGTTGTGAACTCCCTGGTTGTTGAATCAAGTGTACTTATTGTGTCACCACTCAGAGGAAGGGCTGCAAACCTTGAGAATCCTGCAATTGCCTGGTACAGAGCCCTGAAAGGCGATGAGGATGCCCGCTCCTCTCTGTCACTTAAAAATGCAGACTTTCTTGAATCTGCCAGATTATGGCTGAATCCAAAGACGAATGACACGAAGCCGTTCTCAACCTGCATCAGACTTACCGAACCATCTGATGAGATCCCTCTATTCAGCATCGAATTTCACCTGCAGGCACGTGATGACCCCTCCCTTCTTGTCTCCGCAGCAGAAGTCTGGAAGAAAAAGACTGGATCTTTCACATCTCTCAATCACCGGTTTGAACGGCCGCAGGAGAATCTTCTCGCAGACCTTTTTGCAGTTGGGAAGGTCTTTTCTCCTGTCAACACTGCTCTGAAATCAAGGGCACCGGTGGGCACCACCCTGACACCGAAAGAGGCGTCATCATTTCTTACAGAATATGCTTCCCTGATTCAGCAGATGGGTATCTCTGTTCTGCTTCCAAGCTGGTGGAAAGATACAACGAAAAAACCACGGCTCCGACTTCTGGTGAATGCCCGAAAACGACAGGGGAAGCAGTCGAGTGGTAAGGGTTTTTTCTCATTTTCTGCTCTGCTCTCATACAAGTGGGAGATTGCTATCGGTGATCAGGTCATCTCTGCTGATGAGTTCGAGACGCTGGTGAAACTGAAAAAGTCTCATATTCACATAGGTGGGAGATGGGCCGCTTTCAACTCTGATGAACTGCAGCGTGCTGTGCGGGCATTTCAAAAACAGTACCCTGATGGTGTCATTCCGGTGATGGACGCCCTCAAGCTGGGTCTTACCGGTGAGAATGAGACCGGTGACCCGGTTGAGATCTCCTGTGCAGACAAGTCCTCCCGTGATTACCTGGGTCTTCTCCTTGGTTCAGAACCATCGATTCCTTCAAAAACCATCGTTCCTGCAGGTTTCAGGGGAATCCTCCGTCCGTACCAGGTGACAGGGCTCTCCTGGCTGTCATCTGTAACCGGGAGGGGACTTGGTACCTGCCTTGCTGATGATATGGGGCTTGGCAAGACTGTTCAGGTGATAGCCTATTTCCTTGCACTGAAAGAGCAGCAGAAAGCACCATGCATGTTACTCGTTGCCCCGATGTCCCTTCTCGAAAAATGGCAGCGTGAACTCTCGCGTTTTTCGCCTGGATTGTCAGTCCATATCCATCACGGAGCAGGAAGACTTCTGGAAGAGGCATTTGTACAGGCGGTGCAGACTCATGACATTATACTGACAACCTACCAGATGGTTCAGCGTGATGAAGCCCTCTTCTCTTCACAGTCCTGGGATGTCATGGTCCTCGATGAGGCACAGAACATCAAGAACAATGAGGCTAAACAGACCCGTGCAGTAAAAAATATTCCGGCCCCTATCAGGATCGCTCTTACCGGGACACCGGTTGAGAACCGGCTGATGGAACTCTGGTCAATCATGGACTTCATAAACCCGGGATACCTCGGGCAGCCGGGGGCGTTTGCCCGCAGGTATGCCACGCCGATAGAGAAGTATCATGATCAGGATGCTACAGAAAAACTGCAGGCTCTGGTAAAACCGTTTGTCCTCCGGCGGGTTAAAACTGATAAGCCCATCATTTCAGATCTTCCTGAAAAGAATATCCAGAAACGGTACTGTACGCTCACTCCTGAACAGGCGACCCTGTACCAGGCAACGGTAGATGGGATGCTCAAGGATGTGGAACATGCAGAAGGGATTGCCCGTCGTGGCATCATCCTCACAGCCCTGCTCCGACTTAAACAGATCTGTAATCATCAAAATGCCTATCTTGACGATGGAAAACTCACTCCCGGCCGTTCTTGGAAGATCTCCATGCTTTTCACCCTGCTCGAAGAGGTGATTGCATCTGGTGATGCAGCGATCCTGTTTACTCAGTTTTCTACGTTTGGTGAGAGATTGCTCGGGTTAATGCGGAGCCATTTCCAAGAGGAGGTACTCTTTCTTCATGGCGGAACCCCGAGGAAACAACGAGATGAACTGGTTCGGCGTTTTTCATCACCACAGGGTCCCAGGCTCTTCATTCTCTCCCTCAAGGCAGGCGGTGTTGGATTGAATCTTACACGGGCCAACCATGTCTTTCATATTGATCGGTGGTGGAATCCTGCAGTAGAGGACCAGGCAACTGATCGGGCATACCGGATTGGTCAGCAGCGAAATGTGGCTGTTCATCTTCTGATCAGCGCAGGAACTCTGGAAGAACGGATAGATCTGATGATAGAGGATAAACGCAGGCTTGCAGAGCGTGTGATAGGAACCGGTGAAGACTGGATTACATCGCTTTCAACAGATCAACTCCGTGATCTTCTGCGCCTTTCTGGTGAATGTATCGGGGGTGAATGA
- a CDS encoding carboxymuconolactone decarboxylase family protein has product MEQKQIETGLEKLREIDGRAGEAVYEQLQKISPFMADYLLGSFGEICSITDIDNKTREVAVIGACTALGYAIPQLKVHIHAGLNVGLTKDEILAIINTMSAYAGFPATLNALYAAEEVFKEEGL; this is encoded by the coding sequence ATGGAACAGAAACAGATCGAAACAGGATTAGAAAAACTCAGAGAGATCGATGGAAGAGCAGGAGAGGCAGTATACGAGCAACTCCAGAAGATATCCCCGTTCATGGCAGACTACCTGCTCGGATCGTTCGGGGAGATCTGCTCGATCACCGACATTGACAACAAAACCAGGGAGGTTGCTGTAATCGGCGCCTGCACGGCCCTGGGGTATGCTATTCCCCAGTTGAAGGTTCATATCCACGCAGGGCTCAATGTAGGCCTGACAAAGGATGAGATACTTGCAATCATCAACACGATGAGTGCGTATGCAGGGTTCCCTGCTACATTGAATGCCCTGTATGCCGCTGAAGAGGTGTTCAAAGAGGAGGGACTCTGA
- a CDS encoding methyltransferase domain-containing protein, producing MSLIEILILIIVLLLLSCIAWRLASRRTTLPCPVWMQWLLDPSLGKRVSARTRRTITYLDLKPGMQVLDAGCGPGRLSIPLAEAVGPRGSVTAMDLQEGMLAIVCERAAKSNLSNLFYIRGGIGETNLPENTFDRAVLITVIGEIPDRESALQDLYTALKPGGILLVEETIRDPHFQTRSTVTQLAESAGFNVKEFYENRFSFTMLLEKLIPF from the coding sequence ATGTCCCTGATCGAAATCCTGATCCTCATCATCGTTCTTCTTCTCCTCTCCTGTATTGCCTGGAGACTGGCTTCGCGGCGAACAACACTTCCCTGTCCGGTGTGGATGCAATGGCTCCTCGATCCATCGCTTGGGAAAAGAGTGAGTGCACGGACCAGAAGAACGATCACCTATCTGGATCTTAAGCCCGGTATGCAGGTGCTTGACGCCGGTTGTGGTCCTGGCAGGCTCTCGATACCGCTGGCAGAAGCAGTGGGCCCACGAGGTTCTGTCACTGCAATGGATCTCCAGGAGGGAATGCTCGCAATAGTATGTGAACGGGCAGCAAAGAGTAATCTCTCCAACCTCTTCTACATTCGGGGAGGGATAGGAGAAACAAACCTGCCTGAAAATACATTTGACCGGGCAGTACTGATAACCGTTATTGGGGAGATCCCTGACCGTGAATCAGCCCTGCAGGATCTTTATACGGCCCTGAAACCCGGAGGAATCCTGCTTGTTGAGGAGACCATCAGGGATCCTCATTTCCAGACCCGGAGCACAGTCACACAACTAGCAGAGTCTGCCGGATTCAATGTAAAAGAGTTTTATGAAAATAGGTTCTCATTTACAATGCTTCTTGAAAAGCTAATCCCCTTCTGA
- a CDS encoding SdpI family protein, protein MLIIQRLSSWAGWCPMKAAASGRMQEGIMSPDGTSSGQAGPAEARAILFSSLKWLVAGLSYIVAFLFLPFLPEQIPVHWNLFGEPDGFAGRSIGAFGLPIIITLTTLFFTLLPRVGKMQSAIRRSWDIYQIVTFSVVTLIFAMEVTTLLISGGMDIPVSIIFPMFLGLLLIVIGSFMPYTGRNPIVGIRLPWTLRDDEIWRRTHEMGGPAFVVAGAVIVLVSPMAGDLALIMMLLILTIVTLYTTIYSYRISQEKMSELGNYD, encoded by the coding sequence ATGCTAATAATTCAACGATTATCTTCATGGGCAGGATGGTGTCCGATGAAAGCAGCTGCTTCAGGCAGGATGCAGGAAGGGATCATGAGTCCGGATGGCACCTCATCAGGTCAGGCAGGGCCTGCTGAAGCCAGGGCAATCCTCTTCTCATCTCTGAAATGGCTTGTTGCAGGACTCTCATATATTGTGGCGTTTTTATTCCTTCCATTTCTCCCTGAACAGATCCCTGTCCACTGGAATCTGTTTGGAGAGCCTGACGGGTTTGCAGGCCGGTCTATCGGAGCTTTTGGTCTTCCGATCATCATCACCCTGACGACATTATTCTTCACTCTCCTGCCCAGGGTTGGGAAGATGCAGTCTGCAATCAGGAGATCGTGGGATATTTACCAGATCGTGACTTTTTCGGTTGTGACTCTGATCTTTGCAATGGAGGTTACAACTCTTCTGATATCAGGAGGGATGGATATCCCGGTCTCGATCATCTTTCCGATGTTCCTGGGACTTCTTCTTATTGTAATTGGCAGTTTTATGCCATATACTGGGAGAAATCCCATCGTCGGGATTCGTCTTCCCTGGACTCTCAGGGACGATGAGATCTGGAGAAGAACGCATGAGATGGGAGGACCTGCTTTTGTTGTGGCCGGTGCTGTTATTGTACTTGTCAGCCCGATGGCAGGAGATCTGGCTCTGATTATGATGCTTCTCATTCTGACTATTGTAACCCTGTATACCACTATCTATTCGTACCGGATATCACAGGAAAAAATGTCTGAATTGGGTAATTATGACTGA